In a genomic window of Streptomyces koelreuteriae:
- a CDS encoding sensor histidine kinase yields MTATGEDHVTARGGPWWWARRRSAVFDVSLAVASALECGFEGIPFARDAGIPVPAGVVFGLLAGSVLLVRRRWPIAVVLVSIAITPAEMGFLMGIVGLYTLAACELPRRILASLAGMSLLGTLIVTFVKTRQDMSRGDLDIGDWFVPFAAITMSVGFTAPPVLLGLYVGARRRLMESLRERADDLERELQLLAERAEERAEWARNEERTRIAREMHDVVAHRVSLMVVHAAALQAVARKDPEKAVKNAALVGDMGRQALTELREMLGVLRSGGDERRERAASVPLAAVGAAAAAAASRAADDEGPCLAEIEELVGQSAAAGMVVDLSVEGDERPYAPEVEQTAYRVVQEALTNVHKHAAGAKTYVRLAHRVSEIAMQVENEPPEAAASSARLPSGGNGLVGMKERVSALGGVFVSGPTDAGGFRVSAVIPAS; encoded by the coding sequence ATGACCGCGACGGGGGAAGACCATGTGACGGCCCGGGGAGGGCCGTGGTGGTGGGCCAGGCGGCGTAGCGCCGTGTTCGATGTGAGTCTGGCCGTGGCGTCCGCGCTGGAGTGCGGGTTCGAGGGCATTCCGTTCGCCAGGGATGCGGGGATCCCGGTGCCGGCGGGGGTGGTGTTCGGGCTGTTGGCCGGGTCCGTGCTGCTGGTGCGGCGGCGGTGGCCGATCGCCGTCGTGCTCGTTTCCATTGCCATCACGCCCGCCGAGATGGGCTTTCTGATGGGCATCGTCGGCCTGTACACGCTGGCCGCGTGCGAGCTGCCGCGGCGGATCCTCGCCTCGCTGGCGGGGATGTCGCTGCTGGGGACGCTCATCGTGACGTTCGTGAAGACGCGGCAGGACATGTCGCGGGGGGACCTGGACATCGGGGACTGGTTCGTGCCCTTCGCCGCGATCACGATGTCGGTGGGGTTCACGGCGCCTCCCGTGCTGCTCGGGCTGTATGTGGGTGCCCGGCGGCGGCTGATGGAGAGCCTGCGGGAGCGTGCGGACGATCTGGAGCGGGAGTTGCAGTTGCTCGCGGAGCGGGCGGAGGAGCGGGCCGAGTGGGCCCGCAACGAGGAGCGGACCCGGATCGCGCGGGAGATGCACGACGTGGTCGCGCACCGGGTGAGTCTGATGGTCGTGCACGCCGCCGCGTTGCAGGCGGTGGCGCGGAAGGATCCCGAGAAGGCCGTGAAGAACGCCGCGCTGGTGGGGGACATGGGGCGGCAGGCGTTGACCGAGTTGCGGGAGATGCTCGGGGTGCTGCGCAGTGGTGGGGACGAGCGGCGTGAGCGGGCGGCGTCGGTGCCGTTGGCGGCGGTGGGTGCGGCCGCGGCGGCGGCTGCTTCGCGGGCCGCCGATGACGAGGGGCCGTGTCTGGCGGAGATCGAGGAGCTGGTCGGGCAGTCGGCTGCCGCGGGGATGGTGGTGGATCTGTCCGTGGAGGGGGACGAGCGGCCGTATGCGCCGGAGGTGGAGCAGACGGCGTATCGGGTGGTGCAGGAGGCGTTGACGAACGTCCACAAGCACGCGGCCGGGGCGAAGACGTATGTGCGGCTGGCGCATCGGGTGTCGGAGATCGCGATGCAGGTGGAGAACGAGCCGCCGGAGGCGGCGGCGTCGTCGGCGCGGTTGCCGTCCGGGGGGAACGGGCTGGTGGGGATGAAGGAGCGGGTGTCGGCGCTGGGCGGGGTGTTCGTGTCGGGGCCGACGGACGCGGGGGGTTTCCGGGTGTCGGCGGTGATTCCGGCGTCGTAG
- a CDS encoding SUKH-3 domain-containing protein, translated as MHTDRTSSTRFAVPVDAALRAAGWQPGRWDIKQAEYWADALRDHVSPAGHRHTVFPAAVEAWAEFGGLHIAPTGPGRQVAPATLHLDPLHGLHMARTLGDLGRALGTEVCPLGAETDSRSLVAIDTDGRVYTLDHTGDWYLGQDIDQALSTLVAGTEPVRLTAS; from the coding sequence ATGCACACCGACCGCACCTCCTCCACCCGCTTCGCCGTACCCGTCGACGCGGCCCTGCGCGCCGCCGGCTGGCAACCCGGCCGCTGGGACATCAAGCAGGCCGAATACTGGGCCGACGCCCTGCGCGACCACGTCTCACCCGCCGGCCACCGGCACACCGTCTTCCCCGCCGCAGTCGAGGCCTGGGCCGAATTCGGCGGACTCCACATCGCCCCCACCGGCCCCGGCCGCCAGGTCGCCCCCGCCACCCTGCACCTCGACCCCCTGCACGGCCTCCACATGGCCCGCACCCTCGGCGACCTCGGCCGCGCCCTCGGCACCGAGGTCTGCCCCCTCGGCGCCGAGACCGACAGCCGCTCCCTCGTCGCCATCGACACCGACGGCCGCGTCTACACCCTCGACCACACCGGCGACTGGTACCTCGGCCAGGACATCGACCAGGCCCTCTCCACCCTCGTCGCCGGCACGGAACCCGTACGCCTCACAGCGAGCTGA
- a CDS encoding YwqJ-related putative deaminase translates to MNATQTGPHTGRSADPRNGDPRHGDPLHGDPRGTDPRAGDPRAVDPRGGDPRIGWSTTEAAHAPALHHRRDGILPTVAAALSVRGATLTGTAARGDTPPALHPLVQDFLDTLTSAQRDRFTGRCAETILISRHIAAADTARSKRAARKPMTNGEARKALKQAKLTARHIREDGDPLHGTFATPCRACTALSAHFGVRIVDPASQND, encoded by the coding sequence ATGAACGCGACGCAGACGGGACCACACACCGGCAGGTCCGCCGACCCACGAAACGGCGACCCCCGGCACGGCGACCCGCTCCACGGCGACCCACGCGGCACCGACCCCCGGGCCGGCGACCCGAGAGCCGTCGACCCCCGCGGCGGCGACCCCCGCATCGGCTGGAGCACCACCGAAGCGGCCCACGCCCCCGCCCTCCACCACCGCCGCGACGGCATCCTCCCCACCGTCGCCGCCGCCCTCTCCGTCCGCGGCGCCACCCTCACCGGCACCGCCGCCCGCGGCGACACACCCCCCGCCCTGCACCCCCTCGTCCAGGACTTCCTGGACACCCTCACCAGCGCCCAGCGCGACCGCTTCACCGGCCGCTGCGCCGAAACCATCCTCATCTCCCGGCACATCGCGGCCGCCGACACCGCCCGCAGCAAACGCGCCGCACGAAAACCCATGACCAACGGCGAGGCCCGCAAAGCCCTCAAGCAGGCCAAACTCACCGCCCGGCACATCCGCGAGGACGGCGACCCCCTCCACGGCACCTTCGCCACCCCCTGCCGCGCCTGCACCGCCCTCAGCGCCCACTTCGGGGTCCGCATAGTCGACCCGGCGTCCCAGAACGACTGA
- a CDS encoding SMI1/KNR4 family protein: protein MTTGRLGQQAAPPNAAYAGQVVHFPDPVRAARHPRGVRVDERGYPDFSPYARAVAEIAEPPEGFGVDELRLTDYVSANSALSASGHELWDTVPAVATPHGWTWHHAVASRRLELVPVEVKALLRHHGGVATSGVDHAKRGTRPLQETRPAHFGLPKSGVAVTESQVQGVEEDLGYRLPGAYRSFLKAAGGCAPVGAALDAELGLLVDQPFFTVRDEAAVNDLVYVNKCLRDHLTKDYLGVSFVQGGLLAVKVKGERIGSVWFCAYDDARDVDPSTPPAERVERLLLPCGDDFDVFLSRLAGNPPELETVANLMVDGGFARVVPVGAVSSSAVGE, encoded by the coding sequence ATGACGACAGGTCGGCTCGGGCAGCAAGCCGCGCCGCCGAACGCGGCCTACGCCGGGCAGGTCGTGCATTTCCCGGACCCGGTCCGGGCGGCCCGTCACCCGAGAGGGGTACGGGTCGACGAGCGTGGCTACCCCGACTTCTCGCCCTACGCGCGCGCGGTCGCGGAGATCGCGGAGCCGCCGGAGGGGTTCGGCGTCGACGAGTTGCGGCTGACGGACTATGTGTCGGCGAACAGCGCGCTGTCGGCGTCCGGGCACGAGCTGTGGGACACGGTGCCGGCGGTGGCGACGCCGCACGGCTGGACCTGGCATCACGCGGTCGCCTCGCGGCGGCTTGAGCTGGTCCCGGTCGAGGTGAAGGCGCTGCTGCGGCATCACGGCGGTGTGGCCACGTCGGGCGTCGACCATGCCAAGCGGGGCACGCGGCCGCTGCAGGAGACGCGTCCGGCGCACTTCGGGCTGCCGAAGTCGGGTGTGGCCGTGACGGAGTCGCAGGTGCAGGGCGTCGAGGAGGACCTCGGCTACCGGCTGCCGGGGGCGTACCGGTCGTTCCTGAAGGCGGCGGGCGGTTGCGCGCCGGTGGGTGCCGCGCTCGACGCGGAGCTGGGGCTGCTGGTCGATCAGCCGTTCTTCACGGTGCGGGACGAGGCCGCGGTCAATGACCTGGTGTACGTCAACAAGTGCCTGCGGGACCATCTGACCAAGGACTACCTGGGCGTCTCCTTCGTCCAGGGCGGGCTGCTCGCCGTGAAGGTGAAGGGCGAGCGGATCGGCTCCGTGTGGTTCTGCGCGTACGACGACGCGCGGGACGTGGATCCCTCGACGCCGCCGGCGGAGCGGGTGGAGCGGCTGCTGCTGCCGTGCGGGGACGACTTCGACGTCTTCCTGTCGCGGCTGGCGGGCAATCCGCCGGAGTTGGAGACGGTGGCGAACCTGATGGTGGACGGCGGGTTCGCGCGTGTGGTGCCGGTGGGTGCGGTGTCGTCCTCGGCTGTGGGGGAGTGA
- a CDS encoding SUKH-4 family immunity protein produces MVTFARAQERAEEWINGDLPSYQHREVRVREFDLGFVVWAEDRADGPRSDGGAQRLVIARDSGEATLWPGLPVGEVIRRYEEEYGRPDAVDEPAPAPPARVDLNQTSFLLTPPEWLQDAADKLGIPDRRGAAAPSGSTADSASGSGASWPAAGGSDSDGSGAPGAPAGPVAPAAPAGATPWAGTDTNGDGGDDRSVPLPATVFAPPLSEADDDTPPPATASDAKTALIAGGSQLPRTAVTPAVDGPGPGVDAQGAAPGVPGTPPQGVPGTPPAGVPQGSTPPPAPSGQPYGYPQPPAGPGVPERPLAPNAGDIADAATSKATPPPGRGRGTGPTTPPPPGAPGTPGARPGDTPPPPPSGPGAPGTPAGGYVPTQMVSALGPEGPGGPVPQGPGAPPPPQQPPGAPSAPGAPQPPGAPGGTPPGGVHHAATMFADPGRPGPGVPQPPGPPGAPGVPQPPQPPGPPGAPGAPGAPQPPGAPNAPGAGPVHHAETMLAAPPPAGGPGVPPPPQAPGAPPGAPPMPPGAMPPGAVPPGAVPPPGQPVPGPPQAYGYPQPPAGQPTVGPGYQAVLRYRAQDGSEQQLIRRSAPGTPHPEWQIFHELRAMNVPPDQVLELHTELESCELPGAYCARMIREQWPQARITSIAPYGTDHASRQQGMQQLLAHQGELHQVADGPARPAPVRAPLPPVQAAPPVPPEAIAQELAAAFGPGVFRFEQAAVSRQGVPPVVAHTLVAAGLPMDMGPFFWAQAQPGRPVPTLAELAAERGVQPASDAGSYLVMGSDFGKAICVQYGTANIVAVPVEAGPGGAPVPPQFVNTGLPEFARCLALLGRMWRLRFGLNQEQAGRWTVDFQAQLAALDPAALGSPESWWSVLLEQMWDGLL; encoded by the coding sequence ATGGTGACCTTCGCTCGGGCGCAGGAGCGCGCGGAAGAGTGGATCAACGGCGACCTGCCGTCGTACCAGCATCGTGAGGTGCGGGTGCGGGAGTTCGACCTCGGGTTCGTGGTGTGGGCCGAGGACCGTGCGGACGGGCCCCGTTCGGACGGGGGTGCGCAGCGGCTGGTGATCGCGCGGGACAGCGGTGAGGCGACGCTGTGGCCCGGGCTGCCGGTGGGTGAGGTGATCCGCCGGTACGAGGAGGAGTACGGCCGTCCGGACGCGGTGGACGAGCCGGCGCCGGCGCCGCCCGCGCGGGTGGATCTGAACCAGACGTCCTTCCTGCTGACTCCGCCGGAGTGGTTGCAGGACGCGGCGGACAAGCTGGGGATTCCGGATCGGCGGGGGGCTGCCGCTCCTTCTGGTTCCACAGCTGATTCCGCTTCCGGGAGCGGTGCGTCGTGGCCGGCCGCCGGGGGGAGCGACTCGGACGGCTCCGGTGCTCCCGGTGCTCCGGCCGGCCCGGTGGCTCCGGCCGCGCCCGCGGGGGCGACGCCCTGGGCCGGTACGGACACCAACGGCGATGGCGGTGACGACCGTTCCGTACCGCTGCCCGCGACGGTCTTCGCGCCGCCGCTGAGCGAGGCCGACGACGACACGCCGCCGCCCGCGACGGCGTCCGACGCCAAGACGGCGCTGATCGCGGGCGGGAGCCAGCTTCCGCGGACCGCGGTCACGCCGGCGGTGGACGGGCCTGGGCCCGGGGTGGACGCGCAGGGCGCCGCTCCCGGTGTGCCGGGTACGCCGCCGCAGGGTGTGCCGGGTACGCCGCCCGCCGGTGTGCCGCAGGGCAGTACGCCGCCGCCCGCTCCGAGTGGGCAGCCGTACGGCTATCCGCAGCCGCCGGCCGGGCCGGGTGTGCCCGAGCGGCCGCTCGCGCCGAACGCTGGGGACATCGCCGACGCCGCGACCAGCAAGGCGACTCCGCCGCCCGGTCGTGGCCGGGGTACGGGTCCGACCACGCCGCCTCCGCCGGGCGCGCCGGGTACGCCGGGTGCGCGGCCGGGGGATACGCCTCCGCCTCCGCCGTCGGGGCCCGGTGCGCCGGGGACTCCGGCGGGTGGGTATGTGCCGACGCAGATGGTGTCGGCGCTCGGTCCTGAGGGGCCTGGCGGTCCCGTTCCGCAGGGCCCGGGTGCGCCGCCGCCTCCGCAGCAGCCGCCTGGTGCGCCGAGTGCGCCTGGTGCGCCGCAGCCTCCTGGTGCCCCTGGTGGTACGCCCCCGGGTGGGGTCCACCATGCCGCCACGATGTTCGCCGATCCCGGTCGGCCGGGCCCGGGCGTGCCTCAGCCTCCTGGGCCGCCTGGTGCGCCGGGTGTGCCGCAGCCGCCTCAGCCCCCGGGGCCGCCCGGTGCTCCCGGTGCGCCGGGTGCCCCCCAGCCCCCGGGCGCTCCGAACGCGCCCGGCGCCGGACCCGTGCACCACGCCGAGACGATGCTGGCCGCGCCGCCCCCGGCGGGTGGCCCGGGTGTGCCTCCGCCGCCGCAGGCTCCCGGCGCACCCCCCGGCGCGCCGCCGATGCCGCCCGGCGCGATGCCGCCTGGTGCGGTGCCGCCCGGTGCGGTGCCGCCGCCCGGTCAGCCCGTCCCCGGGCCGCCGCAGGCGTACGGCTATCCGCAGCCGCCCGCCGGGCAGCCGACGGTCGGTCCCGGCTACCAGGCCGTGCTGCGCTACCGCGCGCAGGACGGTTCCGAGCAGCAGCTGATCCGGCGTTCGGCGCCGGGTACGCCGCACCCGGAGTGGCAGATCTTCCACGAGCTGCGGGCCATGAACGTGCCGCCGGACCAGGTGCTGGAGCTGCACACCGAGCTGGAGTCGTGCGAGCTGCCGGGTGCGTACTGCGCGCGGATGATCCGGGAGCAGTGGCCGCAGGCGCGGATCACGAGCATCGCGCCGTACGGTACGGACCACGCGAGCCGGCAGCAGGGCATGCAGCAGCTGCTGGCCCATCAGGGCGAGTTGCACCAGGTGGCGGACGGTCCGGCGCGTCCGGCGCCGGTGCGTGCTCCGCTGCCGCCGGTGCAGGCGGCGCCGCCGGTTCCGCCGGAGGCCATCGCGCAGGAGCTGGCGGCCGCGTTCGGGCCGGGTGTGTTCCGGTTCGAGCAGGCGGCGGTGTCCCGTCAGGGGGTGCCGCCGGTCGTGGCGCACACGCTGGTGGCGGCCGGTCTGCCGATGGACATGGGCCCGTTCTTCTGGGCGCAGGCGCAGCCGGGCCGGCCCGTTCCGACGCTGGCGGAGCTGGCGGCCGAGCGCGGTGTGCAGCCGGCCTCGGACGCGGGTTCCTATCTGGTGATGGGCAGCGACTTCGGCAAGGCGATCTGCGTGCAGTACGGCACGGCCAACATCGTCGCCGTGCCGGTGGAGGCGGGGCCGGGCGGGGCGCCCGTACCGCCGCAGTTCGTGAACACCGGGCTGCCGGAGTTCGCGCGCTGCCTCGCGCTGCTCGGGCGGATGTGGCGGCTGCGGTTCGGGCTGAACCAGGAGCAGGCGGGCCGCTGGACCGTCGACTTCCAGGCGCAGCTCGCCGCGCTCGACCCGGCGGCGCTGGGGTCGCCGGAGAGCTGGTGGTCGGTGCTGCTGGAGCAGATGTGGGACGGACTGCTGTGA